A region of Arabidopsis thaliana chromosome 5, partial sequence DNA encodes the following proteins:
- a CDS encoding uncharacterized protein (unknown protein; BEST Arabidopsis thaliana protein match is: unknown protein (TAIR:AT1G66190.1); Has 1807 Blast hits to 1807 proteins in 277 species: Archae - 0; Bacteria - 0; Metazoa - 736; Fungi - 347; Plants - 385; Viruses - 0; Other Eukaryotes - 339 (source: NCBI BLink).), giving the protein MLPFANYYISTPIMSEKKSITRSRNNSRKKRWSPTLFAGGGGGRGGGGDDELATVKAAAWAWYQRHEGKPMMREFDLSKRAIRTPRPSRYKLEANKTMILSENKVSKPHSNHFLRGDQETKLSSLLDSYEIKSISKRIDEGSLPTIGFWNDHGQHYDHNMLQKKLEYDSKQENGLVKKMSIRNLWKGMIMMAPRTVCGRSDDVDLGAYHRVGPRTKKVAPTSVNMRTGRR; this is encoded by the coding sequence ATGCTTCCATTCGCCAACTACTACATTTCAACACCAATTATGTCCGAGAAGAAGAGCATCACCAGAAGCCGTAACAATAGTAGAAAGAAGAGATGGTCACCGACGCTCTTTgccggaggaggaggaggaagaggaggaggaggagatgatgAGCTGGCGACAGTGAAAGCTGCGGCGTGGGCTTGGTACCAAAGACACGAAGGAAAGCCGATGATGAGAGAGTTCGATCTCTCGAAAAGAGCCATAAGAACACCTCGACCTTCGCGGTATAAGCTCGAGGCCAACAAGACCATGATCCTCTCCGAGAATAAGGTTTCTAAACCACACTCTAATCATTTTTTGCGTGGAGATCAAGAAACCAAGTTGTCTAGTCTTCTTGATTCTTATGAGATCAAGAGCATCTCTAAGAGGATTGATGAGGGTTCGTTACCAACTATTGGTTTCTGGAATGATCATGGTCAACATTATGATCATAATATGTTGCAGAAGAAGCTTGAATATGATAGTAAGCAAGAGAATGGGTTGGTGAAAAAAATGAGCATTAGAAATTTGTGGAAAGGAATGATTATGATGGCTCCAAGGACGGTTTGTGGAAGAAGTGATGACGTGGATCTTGGGGCATATCATCGGGTTGGTCCAAGAACAAAGAAGGTTGCACCGACGAGTGTCAATATGCGTACCGGCCGACGCTAA
- a CDS encoding Eukaryotic aspartyl protease family protein (Eukaryotic aspartyl protease family protein; FUNCTIONS IN: aspartic-type endopeptidase activity; INVOLVED IN: proteolysis; LOCATED IN: endomembrane system; EXPRESSED IN: 22 plant structures; EXPRESSED DURING: 13 growth stages; CONTAINS InterPro DOMAIN/s: Peptidase aspartic (InterPro:IPR021109), Peptidase aspartic, catalytic (InterPro:IPR009007), Peptidase A1 (InterPro:IPR001461), Peptidase aspartic, active site (InterPro:IPR001969); BEST Arabidopsis thaliana protein match is: Eukaryotic aspartyl protease family protein (TAIR:AT1G66180.1); Has 30201 Blast hits to 17322 proteins in 780 species: Archae - 12; Bacteria - 1396; Metazoa - 17338; Fungi - 3422; Plants - 5037; Viruses - 0; Other Eukaryotes - 2996 (source: NCBI BLink).) has protein sequence MSTISKPLFLKLLYIFFFFCYSVSLSWSSSLSLHFPLTSLRLTPTTNSSSFKTSLLSRRNPSPPSSPYTFRSNIKYSMALILSLPIGTPSQSQELVLDTGSQLSWIQCHPKKIKKPLPPPTTSFDPSLSSSFSDLPCSHPLCKPRIPDFTLPTSCDSNRLCHYSYFYADGTFAEGNLVKEKFTFSNSQTTPPLILGCAKESTDEKGILGMNLGRLSFISQAKISKFSYCIPTRSNRPGLASTGSFYLGDNPNSRGFKYVSLLTFPQSQRMPNLDPLAYTVPLQGIRIGQKRLNIPGSVFRPDAGGSGQTMVDSGSEFTHLVDVAYDKVKEEIVRLVGSRLKKGYVYGSTADMCFDGNHSMEIGRLIGDLVFEFGRGVEILVEKQSLLVNVGGGIHCVGIGRSSMLGAASNIIGNVHQQNLWVEFDVTNRRVGFSKAECRLLP, from the coding sequence atgtctacCATTTCAAAACCTCTCTTCTTAAAACTTctctatatcttcttcttcttctgctactCAGTTTCTCTCTCATGGTCttcgtctctttctctccacTTTCCTCTCACATCTCTTCGTCTCACTCCAACCACAAACTCCTCCTCCTTCAAAACCTCCCTCCTTTCTCGCCGGAACCCATCTCCGCCGTCGTCTCCGTACACTTTCCGATCAAACATCAAATACTCAATGGCTCTAATCCTCTCTCTTCCCATAGGAACACCATCTCAGTCACAAGAGCTAGTTCTTGACACCGGAAGCCAACTCTCATGGATCCAATGCCATcccaagaaaatcaagaaaccacTTCCTCCTCCAACGACGTCGTTTGATCCTTCTTTATCTTCATCGTTCTCCGACCTACCTTGCTCTCATCCTCTTTGTAAACCTAGAATTCCCGATTTTACCCTTCCCACGTCTTGTGACTCGAACCGTCTCTGTCACTACTCTTACTTCTACGCTGATGGAACCTTCGCCGAGGGCAATCTcgttaaagaaaaattcactTTCTCAAATTCCCAAACTACCCCTCCTTTGATTCTTGGTTGTGCTAAAGAGTCAACTGACGAGAAGGGTATTTTGGGAATGAATCTTGGTCGTCTTTCTTTTATCTCACAAGCAAAGATTTCTAAATTCTCTTACTGTATCCCAACCCGGTCAAACCGTCCCGGTTTAGCCTCAACCGGCTCGTTTTACCTCGGAGATAACCCGAATTCTCGTGGTTTCAAATACGTTTCTCTTTTGACTTTTCCTCAAAGTCAACGCATGCCGAATCTAGACCCTTTAGCTTACACTGTACCATTACAAGGTATCAGAATCGGACAAAAGAGACTCAACATACCCGGTTCTGTTTTTAGACCCGATGCAGGTGGGTCGGGTCAAACCATGGTTGATTCGGGTTCTGAATTTACTCACTTAGTCGACGTGGCGTATGATaaagtcaaagaagaaatagtGAGGCTTGTGGGATCAAGATTAAAGAAAGGTTACGTGTACGGTTCGACAGCTGACATGTGTTTTGATGGTAACCATTCGATGGAGATCGGACGGTTGATAGGCGATCTTGTGTTTGAGTTTGGGAGAGGTGTTGAGATACTCGTTGAGAAACAAAGCCTTTTGGTTAACGTAGGAGGTGGGATTCACTGTGTTGGAATCGGACGGTCAAGCATGCTTGGTGCAGCTAGTAATATAATCGGGAACGTTCATCAGCAAAATCTTTGGGTTGAGTTTGATGTGACCAATAGGAGAGTTGGTTTTAGTAAAGCTGAGTGTAGATTATTGCCGTGA